TAACGACTGCATCATAAATGCGGTCGCTTTGAGTTGCTTGTTAGCCTTTCAAATTTATTTCTTGACAATATGTCATATCTGACATATCTTTACGCCATGATAATTCAAGATAAACCTCTCATCTGGTTGCATGGAGAGATTAAAACTCCTCCATTTTCCTCTGCTGCAAGGGTAGAAACTGGATTTCTTTTCAGACTTCTTCAGATGGGAGAGAAATTGAGAATGCCACATTCGAGACCAATGCCTAGTATAGGTTCTGATTGCCATGAACTGCGAATAAATGATGAAAGAAATACTTGGCGCATTATCTATAGAGTTGATGATGATGCAATAATAATTCTTGAGGTATTTAAAAAGAAAACTCAACAGACGCC
The nucleotide sequence above comes from Ignavibacteriales bacterium. Encoded proteins:
- a CDS encoding type II toxin-antitoxin system RelE/ParE family toxin produces the protein MSYLTYLYAMIIQDKPLIWLHGEIKTPPFSSAARVETGFLFRLLQMGEKLRMPHSRPMPSIGSDCHELRINDERNTWRIIYRVDDDAIIILEVFKKKTQQTPKNIIDICKKRIKEYDNE